One stretch of Oncorhynchus clarkii lewisi isolate Uvic-CL-2024 chromosome 3, UVic_Ocla_1.0, whole genome shotgun sequence DNA includes these proteins:
- the LOC139405860 gene encoding potassium voltage-gated channel subfamily V member 1-like, with translation MMSSSSSPAEFSRDRTSLLSIDSSVFYSEPPPVCDYPLDFFTINVGGSRYVLSQELLASHPETRLGKLALSTRDSALELCDDADLLVNEFFFDRSSQTFQYVINFYRTGHLYVREELCVFSFLQEIEYWGINELCIDPCCRERYYRRKELKESLDVRNEAEADESQDEDFNGAACPDLRRRLWDLLEKPESSRAARAFGTLSIIFVAVSIVNIVLISLDLGNVGGNGIGDESGGSDGGTPFFVDALEYVCVVWFTGELVLRFVSVRDKCRFTRSVPNVIDLLAILPFYVTLAVESLHGGSTELENMGRVVQVLRLMRSLRMLKLGRHSTGLKSLGLTITQCYEEVGLLLLFLSVGISIFATVEFALEHDIPGTTFSSVPCAWWWATTSMTTVGYGDIRPDTTLGKVLAFLCILSGILILALPIAIINDRFSACYFTLKMKEAALRHGEALKRLARGSLGDSEVGGAARGGGVNLRDVYARSVMEMLRLKGRERASTRSSGGGELWW, from the exons ATGATGAGCAGCTCATCCAGCCCAGCTGAGTTCTCCAGGGACAGGACCTCCCTCCTGTCCATAGACTCTAGCGTCTTCTACAGCGAGCCCCCTCCTGTCTGTGACTACCCACTGGACTTCTTCACCATCAACGTGGGAGGCAGCCGCTACGTTCTCTCCCAGGAGCTGCTGGCATCCCACCCAGAAACCCGTCTGGGCAAGCTGGCCCTGTCCACACGGGACTCTGCCCTGGAGCTCTGTGACGACGCTGACTTGCTGGTGAATGAGTTCTTCTTTGACCGCAGCTCACAGACCTTCCAGTATGTGATAAACTTCTACCGCACAGGCCACCTGTATGTCAGGGAGGAGCTTTGCGTGTTCTCCTTCCTCCAGGAGATTGAGTACTGGGGCATCAACGAGCTCTGCATCGATCCCTGCTGCCGGGAACGCTACTACCGCCGCAAGGAGCTCAAGGAGAGCTTGGACGTGCGGAACGAGGCTGAGGCTGACGAAAGCCAGGACGAAGACTTCAACGGCGCCGCGTGCCCAGATCTCCGGCGGCGCCTGTGGGACCTGCTGGAGAAGCCAGAGTCTTCACGAGCGGCACGCGCCTTCGGCACGCTGTCCATCATCTTCGTGGCGGTGTCCATTGTCAACATTGTGCTCATCTCGCTGGACCTGGGGAATGTGGGTGGGAACGGGATCGGTGACGAGAGTGGGGGCAGTGACGGGGGTACACCTTTCTTCGTGGACGCACTGGAATATGTGTGCGTGGTGTGGTTCACCGGCGAGCTGGTGTTGCGCTTTGTCTCCGTGCGCGACAAGTGCCGCTTCACCCGTAGTGTTCCCAATGTGATCGACCTGCTAGCCATCCTGCCCTTCTATGTGACTCTGGCAGTTGAGAGTCTGCACGGTGGCTCTACTGAGCTGGAGAACATGGGCCGCGTGGTGCAGGTGCTCAGGCTCATGAGGTCCCTCCGCATGCTCAAACTAGGACGCCACTCCACAG gcctCAAGTCCCTGGGCCTGACCATCACCCAGTGCTACGAGGAGGTGGGTCTcttgctcctcttcctctccgtGGGAATCTCCATCTTCGCCACGGTGGAGTTCGCCCTGGAGCATGACATCCCCGGCACCACCTTCAGCAGCGTACCCTGTGCCTGGTGGTGGGCCACCACCTCCATGACCACGGTGGGCTACGGAGACATCCGCCCCGACACCACCCTGGGCAAGGTGCTGGCCTTTCTCTGCATCTTGTCTGGCATCCTGATCTTGGCACTGCCCATTGCTATCATCAACGACCGCTTCTCTGCCTGCTACTTCACTCTCAAGATGAAGGAGGCGGCGCTGCGGCACGGGGAGGCCCTCAAGAGGCTGGCGCGGGGTTCGCTGGGTGACTCGGAGGTGGGTGGGGCAgcaaggggaggaggggtgaaccTGAGGGATGTTTATGCCAGGAGTGTGATGGAGATGCTGAGgctgaaagggagggagagggccaGCACACGGAGTAGTGGAGGGGGTGAGCTCTGGTGGTAG